The nucleotide window GCCGACTGCCATCATGAGAAAAGAGGAAAAGCTGTAGATCATTCTTCTCTTTCTCAGCCAACCAAGGTCCGCGAGTTTGCCAACAAGAAGAAGTGCCGGCACTGTACCCAGGCCGAAAGCAAACATCAACCCGCCC belongs to Deltaproteobacteria bacterium and includes:
- a CDS encoding sulfite exporter TauE/SafE family protein, with amino-acid sequence GGLMFAFGLGTVPALLLVGKLADLGWLRKRRMIYSFSSFLMMAVGAYFIIRGMKY